In the Lates calcarifer isolate ASB-BC8 linkage group LG16_LG22, TLL_Latcal_v3, whole genome shotgun sequence genome, ATCAAATTATATAGATCCAAATGATTTTGAGTAAACCTGGTTGGTTAACCATCTTTGGGAAGGGGGGGTTGTCATTGTTGCAGCACACGTAGGGGGCCCAGATTTTTGTGCTACATCACTGCCCTTCTTGGTTTCACGCCACCAACCCTAACATGGACTGAGGCGGCTTCCGTAGGAGTGTGAGTGGTCGGGGAGTGACGCAGGGAGCGCTGAACGGGCAGAACATTTCTACTGTCAAGATGGCGACATCGGAGCCGGtaagagagacaagagagggCTGAAAAAATCGACAAATGTGCACGGAAAGATTACCCACATCTTCGCTGTATCTGGCGACTTGGTTATACAGTGTCGCTTCCTTTAAACGGCACCTGGTATTTTTTGTGTGGCATCGGAGTTTCGGTTGACAGATGTGTCAGCTGGCGTGGATCACAGTTAGCTTTAGCATGCACAGCAATGTGATGCATGAGACTTTGTTGGCAGGGagggactgactgactgactgcacgTCGTTCATTCAAACTCCAGTCAACgatgtgtttttatattctttGATATCAGAGTCAATATCCTATGATGATTTTAATCAACCGTCAGTACCTTTAAATGCTCACACTGTGATATTATCGATTAAATCCTTGACAATCTGGACACGTGTGTATCTAGCTTGTAGCTAGCGTAGCACGTCTGCTAAAACTAATGCTAGCAAACGTTCATTTAGCCAATCATAAGGTTAGCTTAGATTTTACTTagcctgttttgtttattaatttttcCCCAACCTAAAACTAgctgtttgtttgaaaatgttaatgttgtaaaGCTTGATATTACTGACAAATATTTAAGTTAATAGCCTACtttgaaatgattatttttggATCGTGTGACAGTGCAATATAGCATTTAACTGTGTCTCATAGATAAGTCAATAAATTAATGACTGTAATGTGGACATGTCAGGCTATCAATAGTTTATTTATTCAGCTGGACCAGTTATACAGGTCACTTACTTGTAATGACTTTAAGATCAGcacaatttattattatttacaattTAAGCTGAACTATGAGATAACTGGATGTGTTGGCATTActcaatcaacagaaaactaAACCTCACGTATTTTGTTAATCGGTCAGTTCTGTCATTTATGAAACAaaaccactgaaaaaaatgtcactgcacaAATGCATTGACTTCAGTCTCTTAGCTGAGAGCATTTGCGGCTTTTCTTTGCAAAGTTATGTGGGgaattttttcacatttttgaaatgtttcataCTCATAGATTAAATGTTAGAGAGATTTATTGctaaagaaaataattattagattCAACTCTTAAAAATACCTGTAACCTACATGCCTCATCTAGCCTCATGTGGTTGTATGAGACTCTCCCACATCTCGCCTTTGCATTAAGTCTGCTAACTCTGCACCTAATTGATGGCGATCTATACGGAGTGACCTAAATATTTTGTaagaatgtcttgttttttaaagaagttacacaatgtgtttgtgtatgtgtctcctCAGAAagcagctgaaactgaagaTCAACAGACTGACAGCCAAGTCGTCGCAAATCCCGAGCAGTATATCAAACACCCCTTGCAAAACAGGTGAGaataaaacagctgctgtgtttgacaGGATATTGCAAACGAAAGGTGTTTAAGCTAAGACTGACTACGATATTATGATGCTCATGGAGTTTAAAACAACACCAACTGCAGTGCTGAATTCACcatgaaaactacattttctgagtgtgaaaagttttatttttcgCTCAAGATGGACAAAAGAATGTCAGGGTCACAACAGAAACAATCAGAGAAATAATGGGACTGAGGTTATTTACTAGAAGGAAACTATGTAACACAACATGGAGTCATGCAGAGCTTCAGGCTAAAACAAGCTCTGCAATGTAGTCAATGGCAGTAAAACAGAactcttttttaaatcatatgGCTGTACTCTGTAGAATAAGGTCAGTCTATATTTTGCTTTCTATATCAACATATTTATCCAGCAGTTGGCAAATTAAGACTGCATCCCCCTATTTTGCACTAAAGAGTATATTTCATCTTTATCTTGTTTGGGGGAAGATCCTCACTTTGGCACTTGATCTTTGATCTTACACACAAAGGTTATTTACTGATTTTGCAATCCTTGAATGTTAGTCACTGCTGTGGAATTTTAACTTAAAGTGCTTAGACTTACTCCTTGCTATGTGGGGAAACTGGTGGTTGTGATGCTCACTGAGGAGAGAACAAAGTCAGTTTGCTTCTCTATGGTAACTGAGAATGTGTATTAACTGAGAAAGGCCTTGTAAACTTGTGTTCtgtattaatgtgttttcaaCAATGACGTTTTTGGTGAAATGATTTGGAGCGCCACAGTAAGcctaaatggtcaaaaaatagtTGTGTAACATCTGGTGGACATTTGCACTTTgttgaagaaacaaaaaaagagtcACAGATAATATCATGTAAGTTGGGCCTGTTTTCAAGCTTAAATCAGAAGCATAGAATGAATAATTCTGCCTCCTACTCTGCGTGTTAGTGTTGCAATTGTTGTTCACTATTGTCCTTTTAGAAATGTTATCATAGTTCTGTGGTGGTGACGACCTATTCAGGAGCATTGTACAGTCAGTTTGGGAAACGCTGAATTGTTCACTTAGTAAGTCACTTTCTAGGCCATTCTGCTTGTTCAGCTCAGCTTCAGAGGTCAAGGTTGtccacctctgctgctcttGTCTGCCCATTCTGGTTTTAGGTGCCCAGATTTTATTTGAACAGACTGTGGTCAGGGTATTATATTATGATGTGTCCACAGTAACACTCTTTAGTGGTGGATGCCTCAGTTAGTGGGCTAGATGTTGTCACTTCTGTCTTGCTtcactgactgtttttaaccatAAGGAAGTCCTGTTGAATTATTTGGACTTTGTTGTGAAATATTATTTACATATGTTGTAACTCATCTTGTGCTAGTGtctcaaatgaatgaatgactgagtAAGTTGGCTAAATGTAGTGTCAGTTTGGCATACAGATAAAGAAAGCCTTTCTTTCCTCAAAGCAACTTAAGTTTAGCTGAACTTGCAATGAACTAAAACCAGCAAAATAACAGATTTAGTCAGACTTGTCTGGATCAACTGAAACAACTGACCACATTGGTGTTGTTTTAATAACATTTGAAAATCAACTAACAGAAACTTGACACAGGTAATGCAGCAGTATTAATATcatattcacttttatttttgtcagaaGTTTGGCTATCATCCTGTGTTCTGCGAAGGTGAATGTACAGATGGATTTGAACAGGCTGCACAGCTCCATTACCCCACTGTAACATAAGTAGACATGATCACTTTCAAGTTTCAAGTCATGCAACATGATTTTCATATGGTACTGAAATAAAGCGtaaccagcagctgcagaaaagtAGGAAAAACATGTACAGTTTCTTGCTGCAGAGAATATTCTGCAGTAATGTACACTTTCCTCTCCCCACTTCTCTCTCCACTTATATTGCCTTTATTTCAAAAGAGGAGGCCACACTTAGCTAGAATAGCTACACCTTTGTTTGGCAATCCAGTCCACTGCCACGCCTGAAGAAAAGGGTTAACTGGATTAGGATTTTAGACTATCTGAGCTGGTTCGCCACATATCAGTCTGGCAGGATTTAGCAACATAGGAGGAGCAGGGCCCACGATAAATCCATCACTGACTTGATCTACTGTCTGCCATGTTCGTTCATGTGCCATGACAAGTGATGTACACAAACTGTGTCCTCAGCTGGGTTCACTTGGTTGTCTCGTCTCTCCACCTGTGTTGTGTAATAATGTGTGTCAGTGGAGTTACTATATGGTACAGTCTTATCCTCTGACTTGGCTTTGCTTGGTTTATTAATATCTGCGTTTATGAGTGGGGTTGATGGCTGGTTATTGTTGTGGTGGGGGCACAGGGTTCAGCTGATGTCCTGTCATTGCCCTCATCCCTCCCCTGCTAGCCCCACCCCTCCCTGGGAATAGATGAAAGAATAACAGCACCCATCATAAACAAAGGCTGCATTTGTAGTGCTTCTGATGGCCGGCTTTCTCTGTTCTTTTGCATTGATATGCATGCTTTTGTGActagctgttgtgttttgttgtgaaatcgggtgtgtatctgtgttatGACTCTGGCttaagtttattttgtttttcatactaAAAGCACTtccagcaaatacatttttagacatttcCTCATCCCACTGAAACTTAACAGAAATGTCCCTGATTTGTTCTTCTGTCTAAAAAATTACactttttctgtaaaataaagaaatgattgTAATTCTGCCATTTTTCCACAGTTCTATGAATACTGAATGTCTTGACTCttgtcctcccctctctcagATGGGCCCTGTGGTATTTCAAAAACGACAAGAGCAAAAGCTGGACAGAGAACTTGCGTCTCATTTCCAAgtttgacacagtggaggacTTTTGGGCGTAAGTTTTCTCTTATAATCGTGCAATGTAATTgtgattttctcattttatagAGGCATAAGAGGAGCGTTTTGGAAGAATGGCACTTGTAAAAGTAATAGTGTCTTTTACTCAGTGATACACATGTAAATTGTATCTAACACTGATTGAGGCAGAGATTGCTGAAAAAGTGACGTAAAGCCACATGAAAATATCATGTGGGCAGCTTAGGAGTGCAACAACCCCTTTGTTTATGTATACATTTCCCTCTGTTGTCTGGATCACACtcattgtatgtgtgtcagCAATTTACAGTATTGTCCTAGATAGGACAAGAGATTCAGATGTCTTAAAGCACCACAGCCACTTAAAATCAAAGTGCTGGATACGATGTAAAATTGAATAATTTCTGAAAGATTAGCTCAGTTACTTTTATAGAATAGTGATTTGCGTCTTTTCAGATATGACATGTAAAACAATGGGCATCCACAGATTTAAATGCTTCTGTGAAACAGGCTCAGTATGTAGCACTTTCTTCTGTATTCTTCATTGTACCGTTAATCTGAACTATGGCAGATGAAGGTTGCGCTGTCACTGATGTCATAAATCTGATTATTCTTTGTTTCTTACAGATTATACAACCACATACAGCAACCAAGCAAACTTGGCTTTGGCTGTGATTATTGCTTATTTAAGGTAAGGCCTTTTTGTCATTGCAAATTCATAGTAATGCGAAACCACTTGTTTctttaattattgtttttttttttttttctcttctttttttaatgaagtaTTTAATGATGGTTCACTTTGTGTGTTAGGATGGGATTAAACCGATGTGGGAGGATGACAGGAACAAGCTGGGGGGTCGATGGCTGATGACTCTTAataaacaacagagacacaatgacCTTGATCGCTACTGGATGGAGACGGTAAGATTGCAGTTTTCACTGAGTAGCTAAACAGAATGAACCAACATTTTCCTATGTTTCTCCAAtcaaatgattttaaaaaaaaaacagtatggTTCGTATAGTGTGTCATATTTTCCGTGTTTTCCAGCTCTTGTGTTTAGTTGGTGAGTCGTTCGATGAGGCAAGTGAAGATGTCTGTGGAGCCGTGGTCAATGTTAGACCCAAAGGTGACAAAATAGCCATCTGGACGAGCAACTGCCAAAACAGGGAAGCCATCATGACGATAGGGTAAGTAGCAAAGTCACCTTGTTAAGAggaaatgatgtaaaaatatacaTAGATTTGCTAACTGCAGCTGACCACTAGATGGTGACACTAAGTTAGCATTTTTCTTCACATAGTATTCAACTTCCATCTTCTGTTTCCACAGGCAACTTTATAAAGAGCGCCTCAACCTCCCCATCAAAGCTATGATCGGCTACCAGTCACATGACGACACGTCCA is a window encoding:
- the eif4e1c gene encoding eukaryotic translation initiation factor 4E family member 1c; this translates as MATSEPKAAETEDQQTDSQVVANPEQYIKHPLQNRWALWYFKNDKSKSWTENLRLISKFDTVEDFWALYNHIQQPSKLGFGCDYCLFKDGIKPMWEDDRNKLGGRWLMTLNKQQRHNDLDRYWMETLLCLVGESFDEASEDVCGAVVNVRPKGDKIAIWTSNCQNREAIMTIGQLYKERLNLPIKAMIGYQSHDDTSSKSGSTTKNMYSV